One Marinobacter panjinensis DNA segment encodes these proteins:
- a CDS encoding DNA topoisomerase III: MRLYIAEKPSLGRAIAAALPAPHQKGNGWIRCGEGSSACTVSWCIGHLLEPAEPAQYDPRWKKWRQEDLPLFPERWEVTPKDTVRQQLQVLESLIRKAETIIHAGDPDREGQLLVDEVIRYAGATCPVQRILINDLTPAAVAKAIDAPKDNREFRRLSHSALARQRADWLYGINLTRFYTLSYQQQGEQGVYSVGRVQTPVLGLVVARDNTIENFQPKPFFRIQAHCHGVDEEADQQSFGARWQPSEHYRGYLDEEDRLLDGDVARQIATAVEGRPGKVTESRFRDRNEASPLPLSLSALQIEAGRLFRMGAKDVLDTAQNLYERHQLITYPRSDCRYLPEGHFDQRQNVIKAIGKVAGELAPACEAADLNRRTEAWNDKKVDAHHAIIPTARQAPSGRLSEAEQKIYELISRYYLMQFSADAVHREGRLAIQIGEHAFRATETAILQPGWKGLEIRQRESRQEVAKPPLPRLEKGDPILCDSVEIAERKTQPPQYFTDATLLSAMTNIARFVSDPELRKTLRETDGLGTEATRAAIIDTLFRRDYLYRDKRHIRSTPKGKALIDSLPESISKPDTTAIWEATLESIRRGEGNPNQFIKDLKDQIRGFINTPSPEAKSTAPTEGQPHCPKCRSPMRQREGKFGTFYACVRFPDCKGTRQIEDQSPQDGTSDKPVPCPHCFSPLVRRKGKNGWFWGCSNFPGCRQTVDDDNGKPALRLRNTT; this comes from the coding sequence ATGCGCCTTTATATTGCCGAAAAACCAAGCCTGGGCCGGGCTATCGCTGCCGCCCTCCCTGCCCCCCATCAAAAGGGCAACGGCTGGATCCGTTGTGGCGAAGGAAGCAGTGCCTGCACCGTCAGCTGGTGCATTGGCCACCTGCTGGAGCCGGCAGAACCCGCCCAGTACGACCCCCGCTGGAAGAAATGGCGCCAGGAAGACCTGCCCCTGTTCCCCGAACGCTGGGAGGTAACGCCCAAGGACACCGTGCGCCAGCAACTGCAAGTGCTGGAGTCGCTGATCCGCAAGGCAGAAACCATTATCCACGCCGGCGACCCGGACCGGGAAGGCCAGTTGCTGGTGGACGAAGTGATTCGTTATGCCGGCGCCACTTGCCCGGTGCAACGGATCCTGATCAACGACCTGACTCCGGCGGCCGTGGCAAAAGCCATCGATGCGCCTAAAGACAACCGTGAATTCCGCCGCCTGTCCCACTCCGCACTGGCGCGCCAGCGCGCAGACTGGCTGTACGGCATCAACCTCACGCGCTTCTACACCCTCTCTTATCAACAGCAGGGCGAACAGGGTGTCTATTCTGTAGGGCGGGTACAAACACCGGTGCTGGGGCTGGTGGTGGCGCGTGACAACACCATCGAAAATTTTCAGCCCAAGCCCTTCTTCCGGATTCAGGCGCACTGCCATGGAGTGGACGAAGAGGCCGACCAGCAGAGTTTCGGCGCACGATGGCAGCCTTCGGAGCACTACCGGGGATACCTGGATGAAGAAGACCGCCTGCTGGATGGCGACGTAGCCAGGCAGATTGCCACCGCCGTTGAGGGACGGCCGGGCAAGGTTACAGAATCCCGCTTCCGGGATCGCAACGAAGCCTCGCCTCTGCCGCTCTCACTTTCCGCCCTGCAGATTGAGGCCGGCCGGCTGTTCCGCATGGGTGCGAAAGACGTCCTTGATACCGCCCAGAACCTTTACGAACGCCACCAGTTGATCACCTATCCCCGTTCCGATTGCCGCTATCTGCCGGAGGGGCACTTTGATCAGCGCCAGAACGTCATAAAGGCGATCGGGAAAGTTGCGGGCGAACTGGCACCGGCCTGCGAGGCAGCAGACCTTAACCGCCGCACCGAAGCCTGGAACGATAAAAAGGTGGATGCTCACCACGCCATTATCCCTACCGCCAGGCAGGCTCCCTCCGGGCGACTGAGCGAAGCGGAACAGAAAATCTACGAGCTGATCAGCCGTTATTACCTGATGCAGTTCAGCGCCGATGCCGTCCACCGGGAAGGCAGACTGGCCATCCAGATTGGCGAGCACGCCTTCAGGGCTACTGAAACCGCGATATTGCAGCCGGGCTGGAAAGGCCTGGAAATCCGCCAACGGGAAAGCCGGCAGGAAGTTGCCAAACCGCCCCTTCCCCGGCTGGAAAAAGGCGACCCGATTCTGTGTGACTCGGTAGAGATCGCCGAGCGTAAAACGCAGCCGCCGCAATATTTCACCGACGCCACCCTGCTGTCGGCCATGACCAACATCGCCCGCTTTGTCAGCGACCCGGAGCTGCGCAAAACCCTGCGTGAAACCGATGGCCTGGGCACGGAAGCAACGCGGGCGGCCATTATCGATACCCTGTTCCGCCGCGACTACCTGTACCGGGACAAGCGCCATATCCGCTCGACACCCAAGGGCAAGGCGCTGATCGATTCCCTGCCGGAATCCATCAGTAAACCGGACACGACGGCAATCTGGGAAGCCACCCTGGAGAGCATCCGCCGGGGCGAAGGTAACCCGAACCAGTTTATCAAAGACCTCAAGGATCAGATTCGGGGCTTCATTAACACCCCGAGCCCTGAGGCAAAAAGCACTGCGCCCACCGAAGGGCAACCCCACTGCCCGAAATGCCGCTCCCCCATGCGCCAACGAGAGGGCAAATTCGGCACCTTCTATGCTTGCGTACGTTTTCCGGACTGCAAGGGCACCCGGCAGATTGAAGATCAGAGCCCGCAAGACGGCACCAGCGACAAGCCGGTGCCCTGTCCGCACTGTTTTTCACCACTGGTTCGCAGAAAAGGCAAAAATGGCTGGTTCTGGGGGTGCAGTAATTTCCCTGGCTGCCGACAAACAGTGGACGACGACAACGGCAAGCCTGCGCTCCGTTTACGCAACACTACATAA